CTGATCGCTTCTCGATAGATCTCTACCAACCGATCGTTGAGGATTTCCTTATCGAAATTCCGTTCCACGTGTTCTCGCCCGGCGTCCCCCATGACGAGCCGCCTGGACGGATTCCGAACGAGCCGTTCTAACCCGGCAGCAATTCTATACGGGTCGCGTGGTGGCACGAGAATTGCCGACCGCCCTGACTCGACTGCTTCCGGTATTCCGCCTACATTCGAAGCGACGACAGGAAGTGAACACGCCTGGGCTTCGAGGAGGACTTTTCCAAACCCCTCCCGTACGCTGGGCAGTAAAAAGACGTCCGCGTTCTGTAACTCGAGCACTACTTCCTCCTGATTCTTCGCGCCACAGAGGGTGACGATGCTTCCGAGCTGTCTTTCTGCTATCAGTCGTTCTAGCTGTGCTCTTTTCGGCCCGTCTCCGACGATCCGATACTCGATTTCGACGTCGGGCACTCGAGTGGCGAGTTCCTCAATCGCACGTATACCGTACTCGTGGCCCTTCACTTCGTGGATCCGTGCGACCGTCAGTATCGTTATTCGATCCGGATCTGGGTCTCGCTTTTTCGCTCGAAATTTTTCCGTATCGATACCGACGTGATGGACGATGACCTGGTCCCGTTCAGCCCCAAATTTGATGAGTTTCTCTCGAGCGAACTCGCTATTCGCGAGGAGTTGATCGCAAGATTCAAAGAGTTCGTGGTAGATCTCGCTGCCTCGTTCCTCACCCTCACGAAGCCCCACACCGTGAAACGAGGTGAC
This region of Natronosalvus halobius genomic DNA includes:
- a CDS encoding glycosyltransferase; this encodes MKIGVMPVVYPNTSKTFITDQVTGMIDRGHSVSIFPARPSRDSVLHGELEEYQLDQYITYTGPPDSLLLAGLGLPRTLLTLLEKYPPCLGSFFDLAFRQGPMIAGKFAYQAPPILDADLDVLHAHFGQSGRIGAKLYKNGEFDAFVTSFHGVGLREGEERGSEIYHELFESCDQLLANSEFAREKLIKFGAERDQVIVHHVGIDTEKFRAKKRDPDPDRITILTVARIHEVKGHEYGIRAIEELATRVPDVEIEYRIVGDGPKRAQLERLIAERQLGSIVTLCGAKNQEEVVLELQNADVFLLPSVREGFGKVLLEAQACSLPVVASNVGGIPEAVESGRSAILVPPRDPYRIAAGLERLVRNPSRRLVMGDAGREHVERNFDKEILNDRLVEIYREAIRGRSPQSITSRYS